The Bombyx mori chromosome 16, ASM3026992v2 region AATCTCTGAAGAAATGGTGTTGGAAGACTAAAATCTAAGAGATAGATAGcacttttgtaaaaaatattaaacaatataacactaatacatatattacaGTATAACAGTAATAATTCATAAGCTTTTTAGGAATATCGTATACAATTTactcataatttaaaataattttctattagtatacaaattaaaacaattttagagcattagtaaattatttgaatgttaattagtttttatataCGGGCATGCTTTATatttgtacatatgtatgtatgctaAATTAATATTAGTATGCACATAATGAAATGTATGCGAGTGGGTGTACATACTATAaatgtaatgtatgtatatcttcatatttattatgtaatattctgcaatttaattaacattttactCCGATGTCAACCgactaattattttaaattgatacACCACAATCTACCGTTATACTAATTCTATTTTGATTTTGTACGAAGAACAGTTGCCTGGAATAGATCGCTAGTAGCGTTAAGGCATTGTAGTGCGagcttataatttttccattataaagaatattacttattatatataatataataatattattatatagtatatatagtgTTCTGCTGCACACTGAAAGACTTAACTCTAAACTTTGTACTTAATTTGCATAACCAAATGTTTTGTGTATTGTGTGCTTAAATATTACAATGATTAAACAAATAATGTTTCTAAATAAATTAGTAACGAtgcaaacaacatttaaattagAAGGCAAGAAGTTTATGAGAATTTCTCATGCCACCGTGCTGGAATAGAAAGAAAGCGAAACGTCCATGCGAATCATAATACAAGCTTAGATTAGGCAATTTTTATGCACAAAATCATTAAGAATTTAATTAGTAAAAATCTGGAGGATCGGTGTAAATGTATCTTTTGAGTCAAAGTTTAAAATAGTCGTCTcctaatagattttttttttattgcttatatgtgtggacgagctcacagcccacctggtgttaagtggttactggagcccatagacatctacaacgtaaatgcaccacacaccttgagatataagttctaaggtctcagtatagttacaacggctgccccacccttcaaaccgaaacgcattactgcttcagggcagaaacaggaggggcggtggtacctacccgtgcggactcacaagaggtcctaccaccagtaacaatagATAAGATGGCGTATCGAACAATGCgagtattttcaaattcaacagACAATGCCAAGTTTATTAGGTAATATTTACTTGATAAATATCATCtggtaaaaaaatcaaatgaacaaaatttgaaaaacaaaaacaattgtcGTTGGGGCGCATTCTAAGCTGCACGAGTGGGACATTAGGCGCTATTATCGACACTACGCCATCATgcctcaaggtcggtggcggcattGATTTAGTGATGTTCATGGGCGCAGAcgaacacttaacaccagatggactgtgaaCTCGCCTGTATAGGGCCTGTTCTGCGAATCGCTCACTCATTAGGGTTCAAAACGATAATTGTGATTCCAATGCAATTGTAACTTCGAAATAACGTCTCAAGAGGTCCAGTGGCATTCATTCACCCTATGATGTCCATGAGCCCAATGACCAGTTAATCGTTCtgctctttttttaaatatttttgactatcTGGCATATACGCACACTCATACGtgtaacaaaatttttaatcaatCATTAGTCTCTAACATACGTCCAGATAGCAAATtcgtaaaaactaaaaacaattaattcCAAACTCATTAACACCAAAGCCAATCGgaaatatttttccaaatggtAAAACAGCGTTTTCCTCAATTAAATAAATGCAGTGTTAATTGTGGTTAGAAATCAAAAAGGCAAACTCCGTATCTTCCACGCTCGGCGCATGCAAAGGCAAAGGAATGAGACAGAACTAGTTCTGTCGACTTCGTGGTTGTATTTAGAAACGCGAGCGCGTACTCACCGGCGGCGGCGGGTGGGGGGCGCGCGGCGCGGGTCGCCGGCGGCTTGGCGGCCGCCAGTCCGGCGCCGGCCGCGGTGGCGGGCTCACTGACGCCGTTCTTGATACCGCCGCTAGATGGCGTGACGTTGGCCGCAGTCTGCACCTACATTTAATCAATTGATTAACCCTAAACTATAAATTCTATCGACCGAAGTACGTATCAAAATCGACTGTCACATAGAAATCAAAGGGCAGTagtgtaaaatttttttttagaagatgtttatatatttattttttgattattGTTTTGGCATCGAATGGTCACCAGCTTATGGCTTCCCGCCTCCACCAATAGCGGAGACACATCCAAGCTATTTACCGCCTAAAGCTTCCGTCTCAAAGTACGTTCGAAGAAAGACGTTACATAGCACCAATAGTTCCTAAGGAAGGGGGTCTCCATGATGACCTAGAGCtcgactcagtcagtaagtatttacagtcggcatcattgcgccactttgagaaggcgatacgacatgaaaaccctcttgtcgcgGCCGCCATTAATTACAtgcccgatcctgtggaccaaatggtaaaagtcgacgtcgctctaaatacgtaggcagcggcttggctctgcccctggcatcgctgaagtccatgggcgacggtaaccactcaccatcaggtgggccgtatgcccgtcttactacaaaggcaataaaaaaaaaaaaaaaaacgtcattacGGATACTCCCGATCCCTTAACAGTGCGtttaggtatcacaagcaccggttaccgtcctcgctgaacccgtcgtttgcgacgaagggctcctcgagtaaattaacccattgacacagcccactgagtttctcgccgaatcttctcagtgggtcgcgtttccgatccggtggtagattctgcgaagctagGGCTGcgattgctagggccagtgttagcagcactcccggcttgagccccctGAGCcacctgagctcacctactcacccGGTTATGCTGACATAGCCTCCCAAGGCCATCAGCttcggtagaaaaaaaaatagccctAGCCCTAGCGCAGATGTAATTTATTGGTGCTGGTATTGGTGGTGGTATCGTCGGTGCTGTATCTGCTCTGACAGCAGAAGGCGCTGTCGTACAAACGTAACATCCAAAACAAACCCAATAGTGCATAGTGCAATAGTGCATACATAACGCAGAGAGAACCGATCTCTCCGCAAACCCAAAGTTTCCCAGGCGGTCCCCGAGACTAGTACTATAGACAAAGCTTTCATTTTCACCTGCGGCCATTCGTTGACGGGGGTCGACGCTGGAGACTGTTGCTTGGCCGCCTTCGCAGCGTTCTCGATGCTCTCGATGAGGGATTTCACGGATAACCTCGAATCTTGACGGCTCACCCCTTTAACAGACAAAAAGCACTTATATGAATTACCCATGTATACGTTTTATGTTCATAGCGCATAAGGGACAGAAGAACTTATGGTCTGACTTGTGTATAAGGGATATCGGAGCGAACAGACGAACTGAACTGAGGCCATCCATCTGAAGACATGAGGTCGTAGTCTTAGTTGTATTGAATTTTGATATTGAATGTAAATAGCCTTGTAACAGCCTTAAACAGTATTGGAGTCCGTCAAattgacgttcaaagattctgttagatacaaatattaatataagcATGTTGAAAACTGATTGATTAGGTGGCGCAGTAGCTAGCAGCCctgactgttgtgccgagggtcgtaggttcgattACCGCATCGGGCAAACGTTCGTgggatgaacaggtttgtttgctctttgaaAGTCAGTGAAAGTcgcgtcaaaatcggtccagccgtcccagagattagccgggacaaacagacagacagacagacagacggacaaaaattgtaaatatgttattttggtgtatgtaccgtatatatattcatatgcatatagcaaaaagcggttatttcaatattacaaacagacactccaattttatttatatgtatagattattatttacattatttctgtGCGGTACCCCCTTCGGGTAAAATTCTCCTCTAAGGTACACCACTTCTTCTTATACTTGGTGGTGCCAGGTTCAGCCAATCTACATAAAAGAAAACCAtccaattatttatatataatttaccTTTATTCCGCCGATGTGAAGCGGCCGTCGCCATAATGTCCTGGAGGGAGGCGCTGCTCAGCAGGGGCGGGGGAGGCGGCGGCTCTTCCGTCCTAGGCGGCATCGCTGCGCATTCAAATCTATACCTTAACATCTCGCTTATAAAGTTCAAAaggaacattaattaaaaaagaaatttattttagaCCTCTAAAAAGATTTAAACTGGAAAATTTATTTGCCGAGTACTATAAGTTCGTTGGCTGGCAAAGACGATAGTGCTGATAGCTCCTAAGGCGATAAATGTTACAATTAATAAtttgcaacaacaaaaaatgtcAGTGAATGAATTGTAAATTTGGAAAACTGACATTTTCTTATAATACCAAGATAATTATTTACACGGCACACGGTATATTTCATAATTACATGGACCAACGCAAAATCACAATTGAGCACTATTATCACTCACTTAAGAATCACGTTACAGTTTTGCCTTGTAATACAGTAATGGTATTATTAACTTAGCAAATGAATAATGTTTCCCGTTTTTATGTACTATATATACATAGTAAAACAGAAAGGAATTTCCATATATATCGTTGTTCCATTTATACTATCCCACACCAATGCTGTGAATAACATAAGTTTGAACTAGTCCGCATAGCGTTCGTCATTCGATCACCTATATAATTAACTTGTCTGATTCGCAGAAAACGATTTCAGAATTAAGGTTTAATTTGACATAATCCCAGTGAAATAGCCTCAAtgaacacaaacacacacacaaaatcaCAAGACCCACCACCAACACCCCACACCCAATGAGAACAACAAACCACTCGACATTAGACATGCCAAACATACATAAACAGTTATTTACATTTAGTTCACACCGACACGTTTAGGTTCCTGGTCACAAAAGCCTTCCAACTTACGTAGCGGTCTGGGCGGGAGGGGGTCGTTCAATGACCTTATGGGGTGCGAGAGTCGTTTGTGCTCCAGCGTCTTCCAATACGGTTTATCGCGGTTCAACGACCCGCTATCGGTTCTTGTAGATTTTTGTTCTAAGGAAAACTTTCGCAGCGGCACGTCCGGCTTCCGAGCTTCCAGAGGTTTCCTCTCTAAGCTCTGTACTATTTCCCCAATGGAGCCACTAGGTTTCTTGTTGGAGTTCGCACTCGGAGACCGAGATAACGTTATGACGGATTTAGTAACACCAGACAATTCTCTTACTATGCTCGTTAAGTTTCCATCAGAATTTAGTTTTGATTGTCTTTCATCTTTCTTTGGTTTCTTCGGTTTCCTAGGAACTTTCAGGATTTCCTCTCTGGTAATAAAAGCGAAATCGTCAAGATTTCTGCTCGTTAACTTATCATCGTCCGCTACGTTTTTATCCAAGTAAGTAGGTAGAACTGGACCGATCTCTTCATAATAATTCTCTTCAGATTCCCGCCTTGAATGCGGCAAGAATGTATTCATATGCTTAACATCTTCTTTGATGTTGACTTCCTCTTGAACTGGTTTACTAGAGCTTAGATTTGTGTTTATAACGAAAGGAATATTTTCGACAGGCTGGTAGTACTGATTGTCGACCAACCATTCCGGTGTTTTGGTTAATTTCCCTACATCGTTTTTCGACATTTCTGAAGATTTCAAACTACTTTTGATTGGTGATTTCGGGTCTTCTTTCGATATGTCGTCATTGGAACCCAAATGTTTCCAAGACAAGAATGGCAATTGTTTGGTCTTCGTATTTTTCTGATAAATGCCTTTCTTCTTTACATTCGCTTCGGTTGTTTTGACTTCGCTAGGGTTTGCTTCTTTTTTCAGAACTTGATCGGTATCATCGTAATAAACCGTTTTCTTATCTTGCTTAATATCATGATGCGCAATACATTTCTGCGTCGCGTTATTGGGTTTTAACAGTATCGGTTGTATTAAAACGGGACTTATAATAATGGGCGATGTTGGATCAATATTTCCGTTGAGTATTTTGATCGGCGACACAAAAGTCTTTAGCTTTCTTGCCGGTCGTTGTACAGGCTCGACAGCGTTGTGCACTGCAACGATTTTCGGTGCTTGACCACGAAATGGATCtctagtgtttatttttaaatgataactaACGCCACTATCATCCGACTTGTCTTGTTTCACTTCATTATCAGTGTCgttcgtatttattatatttactaaaGGTATCGTCCCTTCAGTTACAGAGCTGAATGGGAAGTGAGTGGATTCATCaaagtttttcttttcattttcatttacattCTGTTCACAATCTTTGATTTCGTTATCAACTGACTTTGATTGAAGACTAGATAAAACCTCCTTAGCAATATTGCCGTCAATATAATCATTGTATTGCGCAACATCAATCACCGAACACGTATCTGAACTGTTCGATTTTATCCGACATGATCTTTTCGTTCTGTTATTTCCAATTATTCGTTCTATGGCCGCCTTGAATGTCAATTTTAATTCTTCGTTTACTTTTCTCAAATCCCTTTCGATTTTATCGTCTGTGCACACTCGTAGGCCTTGCTCTTTGGTTTGGGGCAATGGTTTTAAAATATCAACGGTCGGTTCCATTCTTATGTCATTTGGATAAGGAAAAGGCAGAATAGACTCTGCCTTAACAACTGGTATGTCTTTGGCGTAATCCACGAGATCGCTATATGGAGACAGAGACTGCGTTTCCGTttgttctttaataaaattacaattttttgtaGAATCGTTGTTATTTTTTTCGATGGGCGATAAAAAAACGCAGTCGGACCCTTCTGTAAATATAGACAGGTCGCTTTCGTTAGGGCCACAATGAAATAGCTCTATACTGGTGGCTTCTTTTAACACCTCTTTAAATTCGGTGTTAGGATTCAAACTATCCATACTTAAAGCCTTCGGTTTCCCATTCAGTAAGCCCGAAATTTCTGTGCCGACCGCAGTTTTGTTTCTACGTTCTATTACGTTACCAGATTCGGACTGCGAAACTGATTTTACGTTCGTAGTAAAATTTTCAACTACCGCTTCCGTATCGTTCATTGTTACCAAATCATCATTATCAAAAGCGTCTTGTCTGTAAAGCTTTTCGCTGAAAAGGTCAACAGCCTCCTGTCGCTTCAGCTCTTTGTTGTGAAATAGAGGTGAAACGACTTCATCTCCAGCTTCTTCGGAATCGGAAACGACACTTGTTATATGTTCGTCATCATTGCTTTCGTCTGTCGTCACGTTATCGATTTCAATTTTCAATCCATTCGTCACATCGTTATTACAATCCGAATTATTCGGTTTGCGGAAAGCTTGATCTACGATACTCGAATCACGCGGCGGTGGATCGGAGACGCTATGAACTCTAGACAAATATCTGGTCGTGATGTTCTTAAAAACGTCTTTAGACGAACAATCGCTTTGTGAATCACACAAATCCGTGTCTTTCGATAACAATCTCTCGTCTTCAGAGCAATTAATTACGCTATCCATTGATTCTGACCTGTCAATACCTGTTATGGTACATTAAAAACGGTGATTAGAATATTGAGAAGGAGTTGACATTTATATACATTACATTACGTTTGACTTGGACcatttcaaatttgtttttcgcTCTTAATTTATATGGTACATTAAGACaattctattataatatatatttaaaataagataattcATTACTTTACGAAACTTCCAATTTGAAATACGCCAAGTACATGCTACATCTCGTTAGTTAGTTCTATGAGACTGACGTGGATATTAACGCAAGCCTTACACAGAATTAGTGCACTGTAATGCATGTTAATTCTGCTCTAGTATacacaataaaaactattttctactaaaaagaaaataataataataagaaaaacatCCATGCATTTTTATGTCCAAGTTCTAGTACCTACGCAAGTATATTACAAAACTATCGGAAATTTAACAGCACATGCCCTTTTAATTAATCGATACACAAAATCGATACGAATCAACTCGATAACCTTACACTAATCTCGAAACAAAATCGAACCGATAACATTTGCGTTCGAAAATCGCGTGGGCAGTCCAAAAATCATGCGGTCCCTTTCAAACAACTGAAAATCTCAATAGGGCCTCTCTGTCTCACCTTTGAGCGAGTGTATCTGATCTTCTAACAGCCTGATGCGGTCGCGCGCGATCTTATTCTCGGAGACGAGTCGCTCCAGCTCACGCTGAGCCTCCGTTTTAAAATCGTTCGCGACTCGCACCGTCATCAGTAGATCACTTTGAAATTGCTTCCATTCGGCTtcctgtaaattaaaaaaaaaacggttgtctgtaaagtcggtttactgacgatagttgaacgtgacaacgtcataggaaaatactgatggaatggtgtCAGTTTTCaacagaaaattttaattttatttgtttgcacTGGACTTTgttattttgtatggacaattgacaccacattcacttttcactgaacttcatacttgacgaaaatatgtaaatatattattgtatagcagctgtccacgcggatgcatcgctcactcaagtaggagagagacagatgtcgaacgctgccgaacgcggaggccgattgcgcctctttgtcgctcgttgcgcactctcgcttgcacttcaagccttaaatggaacgcctcagagcgagttaacgccgcatgagtcatgttttttcgtgcgtgcagccggctccgtcgaattataagacgttgtcatgtcaaaaaaaatcttaacgtCTTCAAGGTTTTCCTGTCTAGCGTGTCGCTATCATGGAACACAattgacagatgcttgaatgtctcgctttttttttccacagaagaaaatcgccggatccccacccgcgcggcaggtggggtatgtgggagttgaacctcactaaaaactcctgccgctcacaaccggcgccctacctcggaccgggccggagcccagtcggggttattgagacggcgggacagggttgacgcagagcacattacatccatcccaccgtcccacggacgccggaccggcggccgccagcgacacgaccaccggttccctcgttcagcgggccgagagcccgccttgatggcgccgcgttacaccttcccccagagcggtcgggggaacgcggtctaccatcacccggcttcctgctgcgggtgagcgtgcaaagcacgccaccccacgtctgggtctctccccgcacaaaacgggtgggaccctagctcttagggggccaggtcacggatacgaccccggtcccgacccccaaAATGTctcgcttatgacattttcaagataagcttgcatatataaggccgtcagcgcaaaagtgacctaagcttaccatagctAGTATGGAGAGAATTAGGttgaattttcatgaaattgaatttgagtaggcaaaaaaacaatacgcgcaaaaataatgtttacaaagctatctgttatctatgggtgaaacgaaggccgattttgcatcaaaatttattatattttaaatatatataaaaattaattgctgttcgttagtctcgctaaaacttgagaaaggctggaccgatttagctaattttggccttgaattatttgtgaagtccagagaaagtttaaaaggtagatataattaagaaaatgctcggaattatataaaaataacaattatgttgTCCCTTTggtgtgtcccccatcggacggattctttttgtttgttttaagtttattttatacaaaggtcttttatttatcgattgaagcactacgaagtctgccgggtcagctagttttaaataaattctatgaaacatataataaacttgtgggttaggccacttttgcgctgacggtctcatatacaagttccgaataacaaaaTTCGGACAGTCGGTCTACCGAGAGTACTAATATCActtgctcggtggaagatcttccttttgtcgtTAAGTCTCCCAAAATGTCGTAATATAAATATGACCACCTTGAGAATAGAGATATCAACTGTATAGCTTAAAGACCCCATCACCATTCgaactggaacgcatgactgcttgaGGGCAGATATAAGTAGAGGTAGGGTGTGGTACCTACACATTCAATCATTTCCTGGTGGTttccattttactggtggtaggacctcttgtgagtccgcacaggtaggtaccaccacctctcctttttttgccgtgaagcagtaatgcgtttcggtttgaagggtggggcagtcgctgtaactatacagagatcttagaacttatatctcaaggtgggtggcgcatctacgtcgtagatgtctatgggctccagtaaccacttcataccaggtgggctgtgagctcgtccactcatctaagcgataaaaaaaaaacctcttcagtttttttttagtatactCACGTCTCTTTCTCTGTCCCTCGTGAGCTGAGCGTTCCTGGCCCTAGCCTCTTGGAGCTGCCTCTCAAAGTCCGTGGCTCTGGCGATAGCCTCTCCGGCCCGACTCATCAGCGTCAGCTTCTCGTCAGTAGCCACTTGGACCTGGAAGCCGTTATTTTGATTAACATAACATTGACCACTTCACAAgtttaagattaaaattaaaattaacgatTTAATATCACAA contains the following coding sequences:
- the LOC101742265 gene encoding uncharacterized protein LOC101742265 isoform X8; amino-acid sequence: MMKFKSLFRRGPSQGKQEATLKGAPSVSSLDSKHHKVAPARDKALKLFGSKEKLHKAHKKKDLGNNNAVLEDPELRESLEYEDGQVGRDYGSAEELGGSVDERGSQEYVSLPVTLNADHMPGFPDVELMPAAPSEASLISGAREIETLRRELEISAMERAQLQARVDELLEKATEADRLRAELDKLKSVEAEREAALERLADENGALRARLRGVAHSPLSDSEKRQLLLAPAPRRMHSSAPASIALAHNGEGDSGEASTPEWDKHSSSSLSEVSVACLQDRILQMEEHHYSTSEELQATLAELADLQSQLADAHADNERLADEKQVLLESLCRQTEKLEDSRTKVDTLQELLLREGIEPVNLVPGDTDQQLFAMLKMSQEERKHLLTKQEQLEEELSQLKTSLEEKTKENEALSERIRSLESSLECSRAESELEAQAARDLAAARQHQVATLSDLLDAAKAKLSEGAGAAAGAAEAEAAAAAARRDAEAHAQRAHALAERLAHAHRQLDRAHSDARKLHDDALVSRNNAKSTISELEFQVEQLRQEKSAMQGEINTLQENISEMQIQVQVATDEKLTLMSRAGEAIARATDFERQLQEARARNAQLTRDRERDEAEWKQFQSDLLMTVRVANDFKTEAQRELERLVSENKIARDRIRLLEDQIHSLKGIDRSESMDSVINCSEDERLLSKDTDLCDSQSDCSSKDVFKNITTRYLSRVHSVSDPPPRDSSIVDQAFRKPNNSDCNNDVTNGLKIEIDNVTTDESNDDEHITSVVSDSEEAGDEVVSPLFHNKELKRQEAVDLFSEKLYRQDAFDNDDLVTMNDTEAVVENFTTNVKSVSQSESGNVIERRNKTAVGTEISGLLNGKPKALSMDSLNPNTEFKEVLKEATSIELFHCGPNESDLSIFTEGSDCVFLSPIEKNNNDSTKNCNFIKEQTETQSLSPYSDLVDYAKDIPVVKAESILPFPYPNDIRMEPTVDILKPLPQTKEQGLRVCTDDKIERDLRKVNEELKLTFKAAIERIIGNNRTKRSCRIKSNSSDTCSVIDVAQYNDYIDGNIAKEVLSSLQSKSVDNEIKDCEQNVNENEKKNFDESTHFPFSSVTEGTIPLVNIINTNDTDNEVKQDKSDDSGVSYHLKINTRDPFRGQAPKIVAVHNAVEPVQRPARKLKTFVSPIKILNGNIDPTSPIIISPVLIQPILLKPNNATQKCIAHHDIKQDKKTVYYDDTDQVLKKEANPSEVKTTEANVKKKGIYQKNTKTKQLPFLSWKHLGSNDDISKEDPKSPIKSSLKSSEMSKNDVGKLTKTPEWLVDNQYYQPVENIPFVINTNLSSSKPVQEEVNIKEDVKHMNTFLPHSRRESEENYYEEIGPVLPTYLDKNVADDDKLTSRNLDDFAFITREEILKVPRKPKKPKKDERQSKLNSDGNLTSIVRELSGVTKSVITLSRSPSANSNKKPSGSIGEIVQSLERKPLEARKPDVPLRKFSLEQKSTRTDSGSLNRDKPYWKTLEHKRLSHPIRSLNDPLPPRPLPMPPRTEEPPPPPPLLSSASLQDIMATAASHRRNKGVSRQDSRLSVKSLIESIENAAKAAKQQSPASTPVNEWPQVQTAANVTPSSGGIKNGVSEPATAAGAGLAAAKPPATRAARPPPAAAEPAANIPDEQRALASLQQKAMESFVRRNSYGDICERKDPLNALQVKNGGSKRNALLKWCQQKTFGYNNIDITNFSSSWNDGLALCALLHSYLGEGRVPYSTLSPHDKRTNFSVAFAAAESVGIPTTLNIQDMIHQERPDWQQVMAYVTSIYKHFET
- the LOC101742265 gene encoding uncharacterized protein LOC101742265 isoform X2 codes for the protein MLRDCRRCCSKSAVEEVMQQKAPVVPSNVKLHNQPSSSLSPDARSKKFSANFFKATFSSRSKAVQPATSTQSIDETSKIGSAETKPITRNRPRTATTQESSSKLKLKRSLGVERLSSAKPSIKRLDKPLEPERPLRNKPTTPDPGGPKPTRDANKSEPKVRNVVLQIVKKSHAPLKPPSPPVDTVLPPTLKPKVPEKSLKITKNINNNDVWTSADEKRSFRKRITSLPIRGPSQGKQEATLKGAPSVSSLDSKHHKVAPARDKALKLFGSKEKLHKAHKKKDLGNNNAVLEDPELRESLEYEDGQVGRDYGSAEELGGSVDERGSQEYVSLPVTLNADHMPGFPDVELMPAAPSEASLISGAREIETLRRELEISAMERAQLQARVDELLEKATEADRLRAELDKLKSVEAEREAALERLADENGALRARLRGVAHSPLSDSEKRQLLLAPAPRRMHSSAPASIALAHNGEGDSGEASTPEWDKHSSSSLSEVSVACLQDRILQMEEHHYSTSEELQATLAELADLQSQLADAHADNERLADEKQVLLESLCRQTEKLEDSRTKVDTLQELLLREGIEPVNLVPGDTDQQLFAMLKMSQEERKHLLTKQEQLEEELSQLKTSLEEKTKENEALSERIRSLESSLECSRAESELEAQAARDLAAARQHQVATLSDLLDAAKAKLSEGAGAAAGAAEAEAAAAAARRDAEAHAQRAHALAERLAHAHRQLDRAHSDARKLHDDALVSRNNAKSTISELEFQVEQLRQEKSAMQGEINTLQENISEMQIQVQVATDEKLTLMSRAGEAIARATDFERQLQEARARNAQLTRDRERDEAEWKQFQSDLLMTVRVANDFKTEAQRELERLVSENKIARDRIRLLEDQIHSLKGIDRSESMDSVINCSEDERLLSKDTDLCDSQSDCSSKDVFKNITTRYLSRVHSVSDPPPRDSSIVDQAFRKPNNSDCNNDVTNGLKIEIDNVTTDESNDDEHITSVVSDSEEAGDEVVSPLFHNKELKRQEAVDLFSEKLYRQDAFDNDDLVTMNDTEAVVENFTTNVKSVSQSESGNVIERRNKTAVGTEISGLLNGKPKALSMDSLNPNTEFKEVLKEATSIELFHCGPNESDLSIFTEGSDCVFLSPIEKNNNDSTKNCNFIKEQTETQSLSPYSDLVDYAKDIPVVKAESILPFPYPNDIRMEPTVDILKPLPQTKEQGLRVCTDDKIERDLRKVNEELKLTFKAAIERIIGNNRTKRSCRIKSNSSDTCSVIDVAQYNDYIDGNIAKEVLSSLQSKSVDNEIKDCEQNVNENEKKNFDESTHFPFSSVTEGTIPLVNIINTNDTDNEVKQDKSDDSGVSYHLKINTRDPFRGQAPKIVAVHNAVEPVQRPARKLKTFVSPIKILNGNIDPTSPIIISPVLIQPILLKPNNATQKCIAHHDIKQDKKTVYYDDTDQVLKKEANPSEVKTTEANVKKKGIYQKNTKTKQLPFLSWKHLGSNDDISKEDPKSPIKSSLKSSEMSKNDVGKLTKTPEWLVDNQYYQPVENIPFVINTNLSSSKPVQEEVNIKEDVKHMNTFLPHSRRESEENYYEEIGPVLPTYLDKNVADDDKLTSRNLDDFAFITREEILKVPRKPKKPKKDERQSKLNSDGNLTSIVRELSGVTKSVITLSRSPSANSNKKPSGSIGEIVQSLERKPLEARKPDVPLRKFSLEQKSTRTDSGSLNRDKPYWKTLEHKRLSHPIRSLNDPLPPRPLPMPPRTEEPPPPPPLLSSASLQDIMATAASHRRNKGVSRQDSRLSVKSLIESIENAAKAAKQQSPASTPVNEWPQVQTAANVTPSSGGIKNGVSEPATAAGAGLAAAKPPATRAARPPPAAAEPAANIPDEQRALASLQQKAMESFVRRNSYGDICERKDPLNALQVKNGGSKRNALLKWCQQKTFGYNNIDITNFSSSWNDGLALCALLHSYLGEGRVPYSTLSPHDKRTNFSVAFAAAESVGIPTTLNIQDMIHQERPDWQQVMAYVTSIYKHFET